The following proteins are co-located in the Hevea brasiliensis isolate MT/VB/25A 57/8 chromosome 11, ASM3005281v1, whole genome shotgun sequence genome:
- the LOC110650022 gene encoding OPA3-like protein — MVLPLLKLGTLAAKTLSKPVASKLKQQAAFHPTFRQFIINMAQANHRLTTRMQRRIYGHATDVEIRPLNEEKAVQAAVDLIGELFVFTVAGAVVIFEVQRSAKSEARKEEMRRQELEAMRKRDEELAKEVEILRHKLEEIEQLAKGRGLSGILHFRHSNTEGGNVAKPA, encoded by the exons ATGGTGCTGCCGCTATTAAAGCTCGGGACATTAGCCGCGAAAACGCTAAGCAAGCCAGTCGCTAGTAAGCTCAAGCAACAGGCTGCTTTCCACCCCACGTTCCGCCAGTTCATCATCAACATGGCCCAG GCAAACCACAGATTGACGACGAGAATGCAAAGGCGAATCTATGGTCACGCAACAGATGTTGAGATACGCCCTTTGAATGAGGAGAAAGCTGTCCAGGCTGCCGTTGATCTCATAGGGGAACTCTTTGTTTTCACG GTGGCAGGAGCTGTTGTGATATTTGAGGTGCAAAGGAGTGCCAAATCAGAAGCCAGGAAGGAGGAAATGCGCCGGCAAGAATTGGAG GCAATGAGGAAAAGGGATGAAGAATTAGCCAAAGAAGTGGAAATTCTTAGACACAAACTTGAGGAAATTGAGCAGCTAGCCAAGGGACGAGGACTCTCTGGTATTTTGCACTTCAGACATTCTAACACAGAAGGAGGAAACGTGGCAAAACCAGCTTAA
- the LOC110650025 gene encoding uncharacterized protein LOC110650025, protein MGRGKFKGKPTGQRHFSTPEEMLAGTSSRPRTFKKQEAEYEEEQPEEESGKESEEESDDEPEQKRKGTQGIIQIENPNLAKPKNVKARDIDIGKTTELSRREREELEKQRAHERYMRLQEQGKTEQARKDLERLTLIRQQRAEAARKREEEKAAKEQKKAEARK, encoded by the exons ATGGGAAGAGGAAAGTTTAAGGGCAAGCCCACCGGTCAGCGCCACTTTTCCACTCCTGAGGAGATGC TTGCTGGCACCTCCTCACGCCCTCGTACATTTAAAAAG CAAGAAGCTGAATATGAAGAGGAACAACCTGAAGAAGAATCTGGGAAGGAGTCTGAAGAAGAATCTGATGATGAACCTGAA CAAAAGCGGAAGGGAACTCAAGGCATTATTCAGATTGAAAATCCTAATCTGGCAAAGCCAAAGAATGTGAAAGCTAGAGACATTGAT ATTGGGAAAACAACAGAGCTTTCAAGGCGTGAAAG GGAAGAGTTAGAGAAACAAAGAGCTCATGAGCGATACATGAGGCTGCAAGAACAAGGAAAAACAGAACAAGCAAGAAAAGACTTAG AGCGTTTGACTCTCATTCGTCAGCAAAGGGCAGAAGCTGCTAGAAAGCGAGAAGAAGAAAAGGCTG CAAAAGAGCAGAAGAAGGCTGAAGCACGGAAATGA
- the LOC110650024 gene encoding transcription factor VOZ1, which translates to MGKRSKINCKSASHKLFKDKAKNRVDDLQGMFMDLQFARKESRTVDVAVLEEQVHQMLREWKAELNEPSPASSLEQGGSLGSFSSDIYRLLQLCEEEDDATSALAAPKPEPNDQSLQVGDNVVFQEGYGVNQGQQDRNFPFVDQCKDSPSGVHGMVVNNLEVAGQLDYPHYDLSQNFESNFYVGYNSTDLCVEDGVPHISGYLSSICPPPSAFLGPKCALWDCPRPAQGGLDWCQDYCSSFHHALALNEGPPGMGPVLRPGGIGLKDGLLFAALSAKAQGKDVGIPECEGAATAKSPWNAPELFDLSVLEGETIREWIFFDKPRRAFESGNRKQRSLPDYSGRGWHESRKQVMNEFGGLKRSYYMDPQPLSTFEWHLYEYEMNKCDACALYRLELKAVDGKKGAKGKITNESVVDLQKQMGRLTAEFPSDNKRCVKGRTRVNAKVGVGSVYSAPNRVAPTNETFDYEPCNYLVENLGDYYVT; encoded by the exons ATGGGGAAACGTTCAAAGATCAATTGCAAGTCGGCATCTCATAAGCTATTCAAGGACAAGGCCAAGAATCGTGTGGATGATCTGCAAGGAATGTTCATGGATCTGCAGTTTGCTAGGAAAGAGAGCCGCACTGTTGATGTGGCTGTCCTCGAGGAACAAGTTCACCAGATGCTTCGTGAATGGAAAGCAGAGCTCAACGAGCCGTCTCCAGCTTCTTCGTTGGAACAA GGTGGAAGTCTCGGGTCGTTCTCATCAGATATATACAGGTTGTTGCAGCTCTGCGAGGAGGAAGATGATGCCACTAGTGCATTAGCTGCACCAAAGCCTGAGCCTAATGATCAGAGCTTGCAAGTTGGGGATAATGTGGTCTTTCAGGAG GGATATGGTGTGAATCAGGGGCAacaggaccgcaacttcccatttgtTGATCAATGTAAAGACTCTCCTTCAGGAGTTCATGGCATGGTGGTTAACAACTTAGAAGTAGCTGGTCAGTTGGATTACCCTCATTAtgatttgtctcaaaattttgagTCGAACTTCTATGTTGGTTATAATAGCACAGATTTGTGTGTGGAGGATGGTGTGCCTCATATTTCTGGCTATCTGTCGAGTATATGTCCTCCACCTTCTGCTTTCCTGGGCCCAAAATGTGCACTTTGGGATTGTCCAAGGCCTGCTCAAGGAGGATTGGACTGGTGTCAGGACTATTGCAGTAGCTTTCACCATGCTTTGGCATTAAATGAAGGTCCACCTGGAATGGGTCCTGTTCTTCGACCTGGGGGCATTGGCCTAAAGGATGGTCTGCTCTTTGCTGCTCTAAGTGCAAAGGCACAAGGAAAAGATGTTGGTATTCCAGAATGTGAGGGAGCTGCAACCGCAAAGTCTCCATGGAATGCACCTG AGCTCTTTGATCTTTCAGTTCTTGAGGGTGAAACAATTAGGGAATGGATTTTTTTTGATAAGCCACGCAGAGCATTTGAGAGTGGGAATCGAAAGCAAAGGTCATTACCCGATTACAGTGGGCGTGGTTGGCATGAATCAAGGAAGCAAGTGATGAATGAATTTGGAGGGCTGAAAAGATCTTATTATATGGATCCGCAACCGCTGAGCACTTTTGAGTGGCATCTTTATGAGTATGAGATGAACAAGTGTGATGCTTGTGCTTTGTATAGATTGGAATTGAAAGCTGTTGATGGAAAGAAGGGTGCTAAGGGTAAAATAACAAATGAATCAGTTGTTGATCTGCAGAAGCAAATGGGTAGACTGACTGCTGAGTTTCCCTCTGATAACAAGCGGTGTGTTAAAGGAAGGACCAGAGTGAATGCTAAGGTTGGTGTCGGAAGTGTTTATTCAGCTCCAAATCGAGTGGCACCAACAAATGAAACATTTGATTATGAGCCATGCAATTATCTTGTTGAGAATCTAGGTGACTATTATGTGACTTAA